In Oscillatoria sp. FACHB-1406, the DNA window GGAACATTAGTTTATGAATATGAAAAAACACAAGAGTTGATTCCCGATATTTATGGTGTAGAGCTATTAAAAGCCTTGATAATGGAATTGGGTTTACGACAAAAAGACCTTGTTCCTGTTTTTAAGACTGAATCTATTGTGTCCGCTGTGCTGAGCGGTCAGAGGCAGCTTACAGCAAAGCATATCCAACAACTTAGTGAGTTTTTTCATATCTCACCTGCTGCCTTCTTCCCCATGTGTCACTAAAGTGCGTTCTAAAAACCCGGTTTCTCCAAAAAACTCGATGCCTTAACCAGTTTGCTCAAAGAAACCGGGTTTTTGCTATTAATACCATTTCTCACGGGGTCTGCACTAAATCAATAAAGCAGGGCAAAGGGGGATGAGGTTGATTGAGTACAAAACTTATGGGAATTGGGATTAAGGAAGCATCTGGTTATTTCTTCAACTCGATCGCTAACTCTCAATTATCCAACGTATTAGCGGTAAGAAAACATAAAAACTGAGTCCCAATCCGATCGCAATTCCCATCCCTAATAACGCACAAAAACCAACGCTCAGATCGAGGCGAGAAAGCGAAAGAAGTTCTTCAATAATAGAACTCGACCAATGGTCTTGCCAGAGGGAAAGCGCGAAAAATCCGGTCGTTCCGATCGCGGCAGCAAAAGCATGGAACAGCAGATGGCTGGGAAATCCCAAACCGAGGGGCAGTATAGCACTAGCGGCGGCAATAGCGACTAAAAAGCGCGCGATCGCGTTATAAGGCATTCCTGTCCAAAGCAACCACGCCATCCCGTACCCCAAAAACCCCAGCGAAGCCGCCGAAAAACGCCGCCGAGTTTGCCCGTAGCCCCCCGCTTGACTCAATCCCCAACCCGTCCCCAACCCGACGCAGGCAAATAAAAGCAGTTCTGGATGCGCTTCGATGCGAACCCCTGCCAGCAGTTGCGGCAAATTTTCCGTCACCAAGTCGGCAAACTTCCACCCCAAGGGAGTCCAATTCGCGAGGACAAAGCCCAGCAACGTGCCGCAAACCGCCCCAATCGCACCGCCCCACATCGAACGAGTAATAGCAAACAGTGCCGCCCCCGTAACTTTAACCAGACGACTGAGACGCGCTAAATTTTGCTGCGCGCTGGCGTTACTCTGTACCCAGTGCTGTTGGCTGCGGCGGAATACCTGCCCCATCGTTTGCCGAAAGCGCGTCCCCCGATGAAAATGCGTTCCCGGAATTTTTCTCAAACGCTGTTGCAAGGCGCGCGCGCTTTGCGGGCGTTTTTGCATCTCCCATTGCACCATCTCCTCGAGCAAAGCGATTAAAACCGGACTGGCGTTCGCGGCGTGATGCCACTGCAAAGCGCCCGTTTGCACGTCCTCCAATTCGAGGGGGTGCTGTCCGGTCAGCAGGTGAATCATCGTGCGCCCTAGGGCATAAATATCGGCAGAAGGTTCGACAAACTGCCCTGCAACCTGTTCGGGGGGACTGTAACCGGAGGAAAAGAGGCGCGTCGAACTGTCGGTGGAATCTCTCTGTTTTACGCCGCCGAAGTCAATGAGAACTAACTGCCCTTCGGCTAACGTTCCCGTTACGGGATCGGGGGGACGAAACCCGCGCAGCATCAGGTTTGAGGGTTTGATGTCGCGGTGAATGACGTAAGAGCGGTGCAAAACGTCTAAAATTTCGGCAGCTTGAGAAAGCCAGTCGATAATTAAGCTTTCCGGACAACCGCGCGGGAAACAATCGCTTAGCACTTCTTCGAGGGTGGGGCCGACGATTTTTTCCATCACCAGACAGTACAGCGGTTCTTGTCTGGGTCGGGGAACGACGAAGAAGCTGTCGGAGTTGACGCTTGGGATACCGGGATGCCGAAGATTGCCCAGCATAATCGCTTCGCGTTCAAAGAGTTTGAGGGCTTTATCGGAAGCGTGGGAGAGGACTTTTAGAACCCGTTCTTGGCGTTCTTGCAAGTCCCAAACGGTGTAGATGGCGGCGAATCCGCCCGCGCCGAGGCGTTCGAGGGGAAGGTAGCGATCGCACAATTGCAAGGATGTGCCGCAGCGCGAACAGAATTTTTGTCGGGCGGACTGGTCGGTGAGGGGAAAACAGTCGGGGTTAATACAGTGCAATCGGTCGGGGAACGACATTAAAAATTAAAAATTAAAAATTAAAAATTGGAAGTTCCACTGGGAAAGGTTAATTATCCTACGGCTGGAGACTGGGCTAGCAGCGCGCACACTTCTTCGTCACTCGTGGGAGAAAAGTCGCCGTACCAATATCCTAAAAAATGAAAGGGGTCGGGTTGCAACAGGGAAACAACGCGATTGGCACGCTCCTGTAATTGCGCGATCGCATCGGGCGGAATTACAGGAGCCGCAACGATGATAGCAGTGGGTTCGCGACCTTGCAAGCTGCTCATGGCAGCGGCAACGGTGGAACCGGTGGCAATTCCATCGTCAACGAGAATAACGGTGCGATCGCGAATTTCGGGGAAAGGTCGTTCGCCGCGATAAACTAAATCCCGCCGCGCTAATTCTCGAATTTCTCGCGTTATGGTTTGCGCGATCGCAGTTTCAGAAACTTTCAGCGATTGGATTAAGCGATCGTTGAGAACCATCGTTCCCCCCAAGCCGATCGCGCCCATTGCTAACTCTTCGTTACCGGGAACGCCGAGTTTGCGAACCAAACAGACATCTAAGGGCGCGCCGAGGGCCTTAGCAATTTCCGCCGCGACAGGAACCCCTCCGCGCGGCAATCCCAGCACGATTACGTCCGAACGGTCGGCAAAGTCGCTCAACTTTTCGGCAAGCAAGCAACCGGCTTCGGTGCGATCGCGCAAAGTGCCGCGTAGGGATGCGTGGGGTTGCCTCATTTTGCTGACCTCCTCGAACGATTGATTCCTCGCCGCTTGCTAATTGTTTAAGTTTTAAGTGTTAAGTTTTAATTTCAAGTTTGAGGTTCTTGGGGGGGTTTGGGCGAGGATTCTTTTTTGAGACGGCTGCCGCTATCGAGAATCTTTTGGGCGCGAAGGACGGAGTTGAGCGAGGACATCCGCGTTGGAATCGGCGTTCTCGGTTGGAGTCCTTGCAGCATTTCCGACAGTTGCCGCGCGTCTAAGCGTTTAGTTTCTCGGATTTTGTGCCACACCGATCGCGACATCAGCAGCGTGTGTTCGATTCGTTCTGCCCCGACTTGCTCGAAATACTCTTCCCGTTCCGGTTGGTAGTCTGCCGAGGTCAGTTGTAGGGCTTGCAAGGGCAAATCCTTGACAGAATTCACAATATATGATATTAACTCCGGATACAACCAAGTATAAGCCGGATGAACGGTGAGTTGGACTTGGTGCGGCTGCATTCCATCCCGACAAACGCGAACGTCAAAATAGCCGATCGCTGCTTTGCGTTGGGGTTCAAAGATATAGCCTTGGAGATTGCGCCCGCGTCCGAGCCAGCGATCGAGATGATTCCGCACTTTCCCCAGAACGCTGCATTTAAAATCGTTGACGTGGCGATCGAAAACTTGGCGTAAAAGCGGCGGCATCGATACCGTATCGAGTTGATAGAGCAACTTCGCATCGGCGTTGTTAACCGGAAGAAGATTCGGCAGGTTGGGTTGGCGCTCGGCTAGCGTTTGCCATTGCTCCGGGGCAAGCTCCCAATAGGTCAGTTGAGCTAAAGGTTGAAAACCGTTTTGCCGGTAAAGCCCGAGGGTTCTTTCATGCTCGATATTGACCTCTAAAATCCAAGTTCTCGCTTCCACAATTGTTTCAAAACAGTGACGCAACAGGCGATCGCCAATTTCCGTCGGCGAAAGGGTTGCGTTTTCGGCAATTTCTTCGAGCAAGACGCGATCGATACGCCAAGTGCTTTGGGAATTATTGAAGGGAGAAACCTGCACCATTCCTAAAGGGCGCTGATTCTGTTCCGCTACATAAGCACAGAAGAAGTGGCGATGAGAGTTGGGGAACAAACTTAAAAATTTAAGCACGCCGTACCAACGACGGACATTTTCAAGCTGTTGGTTTAAGGTCGTGCAGTCGTGGGCCGGATCTAACTCGCAGGACTGGACAGCCAAAGCTTCGATCGGTTCTAAGTCTCGATATTGGAGAGCGCGAATTTCGACGTGGGGCGTGGTTTCAGTCATTAGGGGCTAAAAGATACCATCGAGCGGTTAGGAGAACAGACGCTGAGCGATCGAGAGGCTAAACCAGCCGATTGCACGCTGCCCCTATATCTTAACCATTTTCTAGAGCGTCCACGACAGCTAAGGGCGGATATTTGTAGCCGAACGCAGAAATTTGTCAATTTAGACGCATCAATCCTCGTAAACATTTGTAAACTATTATTTAGCCGATTTACAAACTCCTGATTTTCTGAAGCGAAAATTGCGGAATGTCCCCAGGCAAGGTCGGAATGACTGAGATGCTTCTTCGCATTCCAGTAATTACACGCAAACTCAAGAGGATTTAATTTTAATGAAATCACTTGCTATGGCAGAGCGATCGCTGCTCGTCAGTCACATTTTATCGATGGTCTTCGGTTTAGCAGGTCTGCTGCTCATTTTACCCAATGCCACTTTGGTGGGAAATTTGCCCGGATTCGGTCAAAAAGTTTTTCAATGGTCGATGGCGGGGGGTGGAGTCGTTTATATGCTCTTTGGCACAGCAGCAGTCGCCCTTTATGCCTACCGAACTTTGGGCTTAAAACCATTACTCACTTTCATGATTCCGGCAATTCTGCTCTCGCTCAGTAGCGAACTGCTCGGAACGAGTACGGGTTTTCCCTTCGGACACTATCGCTACCTCGAGGGCTTAGGCTACAAAATCGCGGGTTTGGTTCCCTTTACCATTCCCCTATCCTGGTTTTATCTCGGCTTTTCCGCTTACGTTTTAGCGCGCGCGGGACTGAAAGCCTTAGCAGTCCCCCGTTTGTGGCAAATTGTCGGCGCGATCGCCTTTGGCTCGCTCCTGCTTACCTCCTGGGATTTTGTCCTGGATCCGGCCATGAGTCAAACTAGCGTTCCCTTCTGGATTTGGGAACAACCGGGCGCGTTTTTCGGGATGCCTTACCAAAACTTTGCCGGTTGGTTCGGTACGGGCGTTGTTTTCATGAGCGTCGCATCGCTATTGTGGAGCAAACTTAACGTCCCTGCGTTCCGCGATTTAACCTTTCCTCTAACTGTTTATCTTAGCAACCTCGCCTTTGCGACAGTGATGAGTCTTGCCTTCGGGTTTTGGGTTCCCGTTGTCTTAGGAATGGTTGTTGGAGTGGCTCCCGCGATCGCATTCTATGTCGTAGCAATGCAAGAGCGCGCCCTGCCTCAGCCTTCTACTCACCCTGAAGCTACAGTTGACGCGATCGACAGCGAAAAAGTTAAAATCCCAGTCGCTTAATCTTCAATAATTGGGGCGCAAAGTTTGCGCCCTAAACCTTAAAATCGCCAACCCGCCCAAAACGTTATCAATTGTCAATTCTCAATTATCAATTGTCTCTTACCTACTTACTCCTCAGCCTTCCCGCCGTCCTGATTT includes these proteins:
- a CDS encoding transcriptional regulator yields the protein MIHSCNYVELINIFPPRPITSEAQLLATQEIIDSLLDKEELNSDELEYLDVLGTLVYEYEKTQELIPDIYGVELLKALIMELGLRQKDLVPVFKTESIVSAVLSGQRQLTAKHIQQLSEFFHISPAAFFPMCH
- a CDS encoding serine/threonine-protein kinase, with amino-acid sequence MSFPDRLHCINPDCFPLTDQSARQKFCSRCGTSLQLCDRYLPLERLGAGGFAAIYTVWDLQERQERVLKVLSHASDKALKLFEREAIMLGNLRHPGIPSVNSDSFFVVPRPRQEPLYCLVMEKIVGPTLEEVLSDCFPRGCPESLIIDWLSQAAEILDVLHRSYVIHRDIKPSNLMLRGFRPPDPVTGTLAEGQLVLIDFGGVKQRDSTDSSTRLFSSGYSPPEQVAGQFVEPSADIYALGRTMIHLLTGQHPLELEDVQTGALQWHHAANASPVLIALLEEMVQWEMQKRPQSARALQQRLRKIPGTHFHRGTRFRQTMGQVFRRSQQHWVQSNASAQQNLARLSRLVKVTGAALFAITRSMWGGAIGAVCGTLLGFVLANWTPLGWKFADLVTENLPQLLAGVRIEAHPELLLFACVGLGTGWGLSQAGGYGQTRRRFSAASLGFLGYGMAWLLWTGMPYNAIARFLVAIAAASAILPLGLGFPSHLLFHAFAAAIGTTGFFALSLWQDHWSSSIIEELLSLSRLDLSVGFCALLGMGIAIGLGLSFYVFLPLIRWIIES
- a CDS encoding phosphoribosyltransferase — its product is MRQPHASLRGTLRDRTEAGCLLAEKLSDFADRSDVIVLGLPRGGVPVAAEIAKALGAPLDVCLVRKLGVPGNEELAMGAIGLGGTMVLNDRLIQSLKVSETAIAQTITREIRELARRDLVYRGERPFPEIRDRTVILVDDGIATGSTVAAAMSSLQGREPTAIIVAAPVIPPDAIAQLQERANRVVSLLQPDPFHFLGYWYGDFSPTSDEEVCALLAQSPAVG
- a CDS encoding GNAT family N-acetyltransferase — translated: MTETTPHVEIRALQYRDLEPIEALAVQSCELDPAHDCTTLNQQLENVRRWYGVLKFLSLFPNSHRHFFCAYVAEQNQRPLGMVQVSPFNNSQSTWRIDRVLLEEIAENATLSPTEIGDRLLRHCFETIVEARTWILEVNIEHERTLGLYRQNGFQPLAQLTYWELAPEQWQTLAERQPNLPNLLPVNNADAKLLYQLDTVSMPPLLRQVFDRHVNDFKCSVLGKVRNHLDRWLGRGRNLQGYIFEPQRKAAIGYFDVRVCRDGMQPHQVQLTVHPAYTWLYPELISYIVNSVKDLPLQALQLTSADYQPEREEYFEQVGAERIEHTLLMSRSVWHKIRETKRLDARQLSEMLQGLQPRTPIPTRMSSLNSVLRAQKILDSGSRLKKESSPKPPQEPQT
- the cruF gene encoding gamma-carotene 1'-hydroxylase CruF; its protein translation is MKSLAMAERSLLVSHILSMVFGLAGLLLILPNATLVGNLPGFGQKVFQWSMAGGGVVYMLFGTAAVALYAYRTLGLKPLLTFMIPAILLSLSSELLGTSTGFPFGHYRYLEGLGYKIAGLVPFTIPLSWFYLGFSAYVLARAGLKALAVPRLWQIVGAIAFGSLLLTSWDFVLDPAMSQTSVPFWIWEQPGAFFGMPYQNFAGWFGTGVVFMSVASLLWSKLNVPAFRDLTFPLTVYLSNLAFATVMSLAFGFWVPVVLGMVVGVAPAIAFYVVAMQERALPQPSTHPEATVDAIDSEKVKIPVA